The Chionomys nivalis chromosome 1, mChiNiv1.1, whole genome shotgun sequence sequence aagaaagaaatgactgcCTTGTTATGGTACATTTATAGAATGAATACCatgtaaataattaaatttatatgcTCAAAAATTTTTGAATGATACGGGACAATGTTTTTGATAATATGCATTATGTAAAAGATTATCAAATATACATTTTTGTTATGTATCCCTAATGTTGAGAACTCCACAAAGTTAGATGGAGAAAAATAGGTAAAttccttacattttaaaaacttttcataatttGTAAATGTGACAGATATCTATAAATATCaacagtatttttatatttaatagtttttgtttttcttttagagacaTGGCATCTTTTAGGCCAGTCTCgacttgaatttatgatcctcctgtcttagccttctgaatgctgagtGTTGAGTGTATGATGAATGTTACTGATCGCCAACTTGACAAAGTCTAGGCTGAACAAGGAAAGAAGCCCTTGGCCTTACCAGTAAGGAATAATCTAGGCTGGGTTAACCTCTGGGAATGCCCGTGAGAGATTTGCATGACTGAGTTACTAGAAATGTGGAGacacaccctgaatgtgggtggtatCATTTACTCTTTGGGAGTAGGTTCTGGATGGTGTGCAAAGGGAAAAATGAGCTAAGCACCAGGCTTCACTGCTCTCTATGACAGTTGATGAAGTGTGACCTCACTCCCACTACCAGCAGTTCCCTGCCAAGGTGGATCATACTCTCAAATCCTCAGACAAAATAAACCCTCCATGCACTTAACttgcttttgtcaggtattttattatagtaGCAGGGAAAGCAATAATACAGATGGGGAGCTAAATGTTTCCATAATTTTCCCCAGAAACTCTCAGGATCATTCCTGTTCTGGAATGATCTAGAAAATCACTTACACCTGTGACCACAAACTGTTGATAGTTTCATTTTAGTTCAGGagagccattttcttttctgctttattttaggactttgtttttcttttctttttttacaaaagaGATGAAATCCTGGCTTTGTTCCATATACAGTGAGTAGTTGAAATGGCTTCCATTGGACAATACATTTTTGGAAAATGATTTCAAGTAAATAGAAATCAGGCATGCTATTTTAAGTCACAAGACTATTCCTGAAGTGTGTTCCTACCTTGTAGCTTTTGTATCAGAGACAACACCTCTGatgcttgttttaaaatgtaaatatcctAGGGGGAGTTGTAGTACATTAATAGAGGGTAAGTGTTCTTAGGTTCAGtctggggggagagagagagagagagagagagagagagagagagagagagagagagagaagaaggaggaggaggaggaggaggagagtagagtggagtggagtggagtggagaggagaggagaggagaggagaggggaggggaggggaggggaggggaaaagaggagaggagaggagaggagaggagagggagagaatgttTCAGACAGAATAGGCCTCCCaagattttgtatttttgaagACATACTGAAGACATACCTGGAGAATTCACTAATAAAACTAAAGATCCAGGGTTGAGATTGCTTGGCAGGTagggtgcttgctgtgtaagcatgaaaaCCAGAGTTCTTATCCTCAACACCCAAGTAAAAGAGGCTGACATGGTCCCCATCTGTAAGTGCTGtaaggagacaggagaattgcggagattcactggccagccagtctagccataATGGTGGACTCTCAGAAAATAAGATGATCTAAGAAGATACCCAACACAGACATGCAGCTTTCACAGGTATGTGcgcacacaccccacccccacaagcaCAAGCACGCAAACACCATGTCCACACAAATGTCAACAGATTAATAATAAGTAACCattagttgtgtgtgtatggggagatTTGATGTTTAAAAATCCCTGCCCAGGCTCTTGTCTGTCTAATGTTTCTGGACAGAAGAGTAGAGCAGTTTTCAGTTGCATGAATTCAAGATCCAAAACACCTTTTCCCTATCAGATAAATCAGGATTGGAGCATGAGGTCTACCGACTGCTTCCCAGTCATCCTTAGCGATTTCAGCTGGGCTTTCACCGACAGGACAGTTGGCAGACTTAAGATCCCTGGGAAGCACGGACAGGGTGATGGCATTCAGGGCTGGGTAGAGCTGGACATTTGTGTGCTGTGCTCACCCTGTGCACACCTCTCCTGTGTGCAACCTGGTTTTCTCATCGCTGTGACCAAATGTCCTGCAGAAACAACATAGTAGAGAAAGGGTTTCCCTTGTTCATGGCTTCAGAGGGTTCCTTCTGTGGTGATGGGGCTGACTGTGTGTGGGCAGACATCATGATGGGTGTGGCAGCATGTGGGGGACAGAACTGCTCACCCATGTTGATGTCAAGCAGAGAAGGACGCGGAGAGCAGCCATTTAAAAGCATGTCCCCAGTGACCTGCTTTTGCCAATCAGGCCCAGGCTCTAAACATTTCCAGAAACTCCCCCAAATAGTGACATTACCCGGAGACTAAGTAGTCAAAGCTAGGGATTTTGCTGTGGGAGGGGAGCATTTCATGTCCACATTGTCACACGATGATCCAACAGGCCTCTCCAGATAGCTGGTGCCACAGAGGATGGTCTGCAGTCATTTGTGCCAGCTACTTAAGCTAGTCTGAATGATGAAATGTAattttgtgtgggggggtggcaTGGCCTCAGGGGCCCCCAGAAGGTCCTGAGTCTGTAGCTTTTATGAGCAGGATGAATATCCTTATAAAACAGGATCTGGAGAGCTGCATGCTCCTTCCAAGTTGTGCTGTACAACAAGGAGCATCATCTAGTGAGGAATCAGGCCTTCCCTAAGCACTAACTCAGCCTACATCTTGATCCTACACCAGCCTCAGACTGGCGAGCACTGGTTTAGTCAGCTTCTCATTTTATggtaattattttgaattttatttcattttgtgtgcatgGAGTTGGGGCCAGGGGTTCCTGTGGAGGTTGGAGGTGTTGATGctttccaccatgtgtgtcctggggattgagctcatGTTAAGACATGGTAGCAGGCACCTTTCAGGCTTAGTAGCAGGCACCTTCATATGCTAAGCCATCTCACGGGCCCACACTTCACAGGCTTTTGCTGTAGCTGTCTGAACAGACTAGACTAAGATGTTACATGTCTTGATAATGTGAGAACTCAAAaccttagttttttttaaaatataaaatggggcTAATACTAGAACCAGACAGATATAAAATATTGTATGTAAAACATTTAGTACAAAGCTTGCTATAAAATATTAGGTTTATAGAGCCTGCCCTTCTAGAAGCCCAGAGATTTACAGCAATTCCACATCTTCCTTAGGGGGAtagggagggagcaggaaggaggtaaaagcagCTTTACTAAtccccttcatttttattttatgtgtctgagtgtttttcttgtgtgtgtatgcagtgttgTGCACCATCGGTATACAGCACCCCAGAATGTAGGTGGAGTTTTCTTGTCCCAGCCAACCACCTGCTTCCAAATAACtggcagctgcttcccaaataactgactcgagacttaatataaattataaatcctcgtccaatagctcaggcttatttctaactagctcttttggcttaactaatttctattaatctatgtgctgccctgaggcttgCAGCTTTTGCTTCtgtcccattttgtgtgtgtttctgactcGTTCTCCATTTGGCTCacgactcctctgactctgcccttcttcatcccagcattctctctgtcttaGGCTGTCTCACCCAATTTCTCCCTGCCCTGCTATCGGCctatcagctttttattaacagtgagaacaatacatatatacagtgtaaatACATATTTGCAGTGTATAGAAGAATTATTTCATAGCACCAGGAGAaacctggtactggagttacaggcaattctGAGTcattatgtggatgctgagaattgaatccagcTCCtagggaagaacagccagtgctcttaaccatttctctagccccataaCTTAGGGATTTGAGATTAGTTTATTTCATAGGATATCCAAACCCAATGTTATTTATTAATGTCCACCCTTTTCTCGCTGTTCTCAGACTGAATGGAATAATGTGAAGTAGCATTTTCAGAGTGAGGTGTGCGAGTAAACCTACTCAGGTCCAAAAAGAGGCTAAATTTACAAATATCTAGGCAAATAGGCACAcaggtacacaaacacacacacacatagacacacagaaagacacacacagatgcacacagaaacagatacaccaagacacacacacacacagagacacagacacacagagagagagagagagacatacacagagagagggcgagacacagacacacacacacatacacacaaacatcacctcacagatacacaaacagatgcacacagatacagatacacaaagacatacacacagacacacacacacagagacacaggcacacacacacaaacaccagacaCAAACACCCCCACAGGCATATGCAtagatacacatagacacacacacacatacacacaggaatcACAGTTTTAAGCATGGCCGCCTTCACATTATCAAGTTACTTTAGGCTCTAATAGGAATTTCTGAATTTGTGACATGACCGTTAACAATATGGAATGTATTTACCCTCTCCCCTACAATGCCATGTTTGTGAATATTATCCCTATAAGacttttcttattctttccccTCTCTAGAATTGCATGGGACTCATGACAGGCTAATTACCAGTCCAAGAACCTCTCAGCTATATGCAAGTACCCActccccaaaaaacaaacatttagctTGAGACAGTGGCCAGGAGCAAGCCTTTATATGATCCAGTTGCACAACACACTTCTGGAGTAAATGACGTATCCTAACTTGGGGTACATCACCAGATTCAAGTCAGAGAGGATCCTCTGCCAGTCAATCAAAGTGCGAGTCACTGGAAGATCCCTACGGAGAATTTTCCTCAGGGCTTCGTTTGACAGCTCTTGCAGTTCTTCTAAGACAGCAGCTTGAAACTTATTCTCTTGTTCTTCCACAAGCCTTGCAAAGCTGAGAGCCAGCTGGGCTTGATTGACCACCTCCAGGCTTTCCTTCAGATCCTTGGAGATTTCAACATGAAGGTTGACACATCTGAAGTAGTGAGCTTGCACAAAAATCCGTCCTGTTACTTGGGTTAGAAATGGGTTTACCTGGAAGATCCATTTAGACTTCCAAAGACCGTTCCAACAATTTCCATTGTCATAGCTGTGGTCTTCGATGCAAGCAATTAAGAATTCCTTGCATTTGACTGTCTTTCTCAGCACATTGCAATTTCCATTTGGGTAGTGATCATTCACGTAGAGTTTTAAGGCACACAGAACAACAGATCTCAGGTACTCAGTCTCATTCCGAATGATTCCGTGGCTTTGGATATCTCTCAGCTGATTCTGAAGCAGATCAAACCTGAAAGAAAGTTTGCTCTGATAATCAAAGAACCGGAAGTCACCCATCACATTGTGGTGAGACAGGAGCACTGGGTTGCCATCGATGCAGAGTGGCACACAGTATTTTTGGCAGTGCTGATGGCCAGCGCACTCACCCTGATGGTGCATGAGCTTCTCATCGCGGATAAGCAGACAGAGATCATCAAAGGCGTTCACAAACTCCCCAGGAGGAGCCTGGACTAAGAGTCTGCGgatggctttttctttctctttcctactcAAGACACAGAGTGACATGTCTAGTTGCAGCAGAAGCAGAGCTTCTGAAACAAGTGGTGTTCACAGGGTGGGAAAGCAATCCATGGGACACCTTGCCCCTTCAAGGTGTTAATCATTTAAGCTTAAGATCAGTATGTGTGAGCAAGAAGATGGGCAGTCTGTCAAgctctgtgtctcctggtgaAGTCACAGAGAAGCATGAAACTTCAAATGATGTCACAATGCGTGCTCAGAAccgaagaagaagaaaatgatagcCACCTGACACCGTGTCGCCCAGCCCACCAGCTATACCAACTGTGAAGGTTTTAAGAACTTGCTTCCGGAGGAGTCTTCTTTGCAAGTGGtgtgtctttttctacatccatGATATGTTGTGGGTGGTCTGGAGAAGTTGCCTGGGGTTTGTAGCTGATGCTGGACAGTATCTTGTCTCTTCAGCTGTCCTAGGGTACTGATTTCCCCTCAGGTCCTTAGCAGAGCTGCCCCACCCCTCTGGGTGAACATTGTGATGAAAGGTTTGAGGGATTAGAAACAAACCAGGAGAAGTAAAATGAGATACGAGggtt is a genomic window containing:
- the Capza3 gene encoding F-actin-capping protein subunit alpha-3; the encoded protein is MSLCVLSRKEKEKAIRRLLVQAPPGEFVNAFDDLCLLIRDEKLMHHQGECAGHQHCQKYCVPLCIDGNPVLLSHHNVMGDFRFFDYQSKLSFRFDLLQNQLRDIQSHGIIRNETEYLRSVVLCALKLYVNDHYPNGNCNVLRKTVKCKEFLIACIEDHSYDNGNCWNGLWKSKWIFQVNPFLTQVTGRIFVQAHYFRCVNLHVEISKDLKESLEVVNQAQLALSFARLVEEQENKFQAAVLEELQELSNEALRKILRRDLPVTRTLIDWQRILSDLNLVMYPKLGYVIYSRSVLCNWII